TGTTATGTAAAAAAAGTGTTGTGTTTCTTGGTTATATCATTTGTGTAACcttgaaaatttataatttaaatatatagatGTGTAAACCCTCATGTAAACATAAAACTGAAAGTGGTATGATTTTAATGAGTGATGAAAACCCAAATtagaaataatagataaataatgATCTAAAATGAAAGGGATGACctctataaaatgaattttggttTAGAATTCATAAGAACCGAGAAACTGGTAACGTGTTTTGATGGATAgaataatgagaaaaataataaaatgaccttAAAGGTTTAAAGGAAAATTGATAAGATTTTATGTGaagattgaacaagaaaatttggatCATTGACGAAAAAGTCATGAACTAGCTAATTTTATATTACGAAGCAGAGCTCTCAATCCAATCGTCGGATCGGgatgaaattttgcatgaagtctattaatatgtttttctaccttggttaaatatctcatccCAATCGGAGTTTGGTAAAGACTAGCGATTTAAGCATAAATAAGCCCAAAtagtttatatgaaaaataaaataaaatacataaaggaATGAATGagggaaaaaattataattatgaaaaaaagtgCCTATAAAACTGCTAAGATGccactagttaaaaaaaaaaagaaaaaaaaagagaaaatagagaaaatcaaataaagagagagagagctgcaGATTTTGGATAAAAACCAATAATACTCCGGTGGCTATATCTCTGGAatcgaccgttggatcatgcTTGGTTTTGGATATGTTCTTATCACACTCTTATCCCAACTGATCGGGGTGATTGGAAGGAACACAATTGTTTGACAGAAATCATCATTAGAAAGCTCCtggaaaacaaaaaggaaatataCTTGCATGGCAGTTTGGTCGCTGGCCAATTTCTCTCTTGTTCACCGTTGAATCATGCTCATTCTTGGATATATGGGGCGCCTAGATGTTTCCTTCATGCTGGATAGTGGAGATTTTATcgattaaatttattaatagcaaataaacataaaaaaactaaaaaataatttgtaaaaaactattttctataaaacaaaCAGTTATTTATAATCATTAAACATGAAATGTAACTATTTCATTGGACTATGTGACATTTTAATGGGTTGATGATGTCGTATTGCTCTATAAGgtatattaatatgataaaatatattgatataataaattaattatcacaTAATTATGATGTAAAATATTGTCCTATAAATCTTAAGATCATTAGAtacttatataataattaattttagggttagtgagattaattaagatacGTGTAAGCTGTTCCGAACatctatgttaataataataataataaaaaaactgaaatatgtACATATTGGCTATCATATCAATTTATCTTagaaattaacatattatttgCATAAATAAATCTATCACTATCaacttaaattaacattttatagcGTCGCAAAGTTGATATTATTTTGCATTGACAGATTTAACACACTTcaatattataatcaattttttttaaaaaaattgctatCAACATTTAATGATGCACTCGtacataaaaatatcattatttagaGTATAACTAGTTTATTGACTGTGCTATCTTTAGAgcttgaattgtttttcttaatataaaaaaatatatagattattgGAAACCTTCGGCATGGTTAAGAAACTTGATATAACagtttaaaaattgattattttctaagtttaagttttaaattaaattatatgataattgTCTTGATATCATCTTGATATGATCTTATTTATtagacagataaaaaaaaaactataaaaaataagccaaaaaacttttattatgtaataaaaaatatataaattaatttattatcaatataatactgaaaaataaaattaaaaaaaatctcatattaaaaaattaaaaaaatataaaattaaaaaaaaattatattaagaaaaatatataaacaccGTTTGGGAACGTGCAAACCGCATTTttcgaaaattcaattttgtttttgtgaaaaaatattttttgtgtgtcttttagattgttttgatgcgctaatctaaaaaataatttttaaaaaatataaattttttaaatatatttcaatacaaaaaataattaaaaattaactacaaTCCTATTTTCAAACAAGcctaaattatttttctcaaactCTCATAACAATGAGCATGAGAAAAACACATAGCAtaaactatttttctttaatttttataagtgtCCAACCCAACACTCTATAGTTGTATTGATaatacaaaattacaaaaaaaaaataactagattttttattattttatttctctcatcaaactcaaattattaaattaaaaattaaaaattaaaaattaatgatgaGATTGGAAACTGTTTCCAAATAATgcaaatcatttaattaaaataatgtttccatttttatcatattttaaactAGACTATCGttctatttaaatttaataaaatttaattataaactaaccagaaaaaaaaattcagtccattttataaaactagaaaaattaatttataatttattcaatttaatatatatatatatatatatatatatatatatatatataacaatcatatttttaaaagaacatgtaaaaatatggtgaaattattttaaaccataGATTTCAAACCTTATTTAGATAAACTTGtaacaagaatttaaaaaactttaatttttttaaaatcaaaacaacatttgttttaaataaaagaaattcacaAAAAAGTCAAATGATCTAATTTTAACCGGATTAGGCTCGTAATGAACCGGTCAATCAGGTTTTTGAATGAGTTGTTAAATACGGTTTTAAAACGTAAGAAAATcaattggaataaaaaaaaaggagtagtaattcaaatttaaaaacaaaacataacataatcaattaattcttaaaaataaaaaaaaggactgCTAACTAGACACACGTCTCAATCATCTTTAAGAAAAAGTAACAAGAACCATAAAAAGCGAAAATGAGGCCTCTTCCTCATGTATGGTTATATATACACACGATCACTGGGTTATTGTTCTGCACTGAGTTTGAACTCATCAAGGAAGAGAGAAGCAGAGAGAATGGCAAAATCACCAGAAGAAGAACATCCACATAAGGCTTTTGGCTGGGCTGCCAAAGATAGTTCTGGGGTCCTTTCTCCCTTTCATTTCTCAAGAAGGTTATTGCTTTCTCTctgtttattgtcttttttccttttctttttctgtttgtaCATGGCTCTTGGTTTTCTTGATTGTATGTACATATGTGTGAGTGAAAAAGATGGTAACTTTGATGGGTTATAGAGGATGTTCAACGTTTTGTGATAATGCCAAGATGAGAAGGATTGAATCTTTAGCATTTAGCACAAAGAGGGTACTGAGATTTTGTAACTTTGGTTAGTCATTAGGCgaataagaattttaaattgtaaaaataataaataagtaaataagtAAGtacatagagagagagagagatttaagCGGTTGaggtgttaattaaaaaatatttcttttttggaagatataaataaatattgtttgaaGAATATCTTTCTGTGAAGAGTGATAGTATATGATGCATCTATTCTAGGTggtatgttttctttattttactcTTCTATTTTTAAGTTTGATGCGATCCCTTTGAGGGAAAGCTTATTTTAGCTTGTTGTTTTCATCGCAAAAGACGAATCATGGTGTGCCATGTCATCTTTCGAAGGGGTGATTCCATGATTTTGGTGGAAAAATCTAACAAATGATGTTGCAGATGCTGAGAAAACATATGATGTGatgtaatgtaaaaaaaataataataatatatattgaatgtCGTGTTTATTCTAATCTATTggtaatttctttttgttagatTGTATTATGGTGTACCAACTAGAGGGtaccttttttaattattcactGAATTTGGTGCTACAGATTATTTTACTGAAATTGCTGAACTAACCAGCTTATATCGATACTTGGTTCTTTACCAGCTTTGTTTTGTACTGCTTCTAGACTTGTACCAGATGAATTTTGGAACAATAACAGGAGTGCTCATGAAAAATTTTGGGCACAATTTTTCATGAGCAAtcctgttattgttgttatttcaaGTTCTTGCTTGTATTATTGGCAGGGACAATGGAGTTGAAGATGTGACCATAAAAATCCTGTACTGTGGAGTTTGCCATTCGGATTTGCACGCTGCCAAGAATGAATGGGGGTTTTCCAGATATCCTTTGGTTCCTGGGTATGATCTTCATATCACATTCTCAAAATAGGATTGAGAGTATGATGCAATATTCATTcccttttcaaaatttttattcttatcgtTATTTGCTGAATCAAGCCTGCCCATAATAACTGTTATTTGCACATAAGCCACTAATGCAAAGCCAGATCCTTTTTGTTGTCAAAGTTCTACCGTATTAAGGATGATCTTTGTGAAGTTCCAAAGAAAATAACACTTATGTTGCTTACCATCTGAAACTGCCTTGAGGCTGTCTTCTGCATCTCTACATTAAGAAATGCTGAACATCAGACATGATATTGAACTATTTTGTTACTTGAGAGTTTGTACCCTGGCTGCAGAGAAGGTGCTTAAACAACTTTTAGCCTGACCGAATGCTAACTGCTGGGGACGCTTATCTATACACTAGCAATGCCATTGTTCTGCCAGCTGCTAGATGATTTTACTTTCATGCTGTCCCCAAGAATGCTACATTTTTAGTTCTGAAATTGCTGAAATTGATTTCATTGTTTACCTCATTTTTAGTTCTTTCCATTGAATACATACAGACAAAGAACTGTTCTGCTGAGTGTTGGATGATTGGCTAAGATGTAGTGTACTGTAAGGATTTTATTCTTAGGTTTATGATTGCAGATACTAAACTTACGTTTAACTTATTTGCAAAATACTCTTAGGACTTAGTAATTTCCTTGTGTCACAAATGGAGTGAAGATTAAAATCTGACCTTTTATGTATGTGGTGCCTGGTGCACTTTGTGTTGGACATGATGGAGGTGtaacaaattttgaattttttcttgtgCTATTGCATGTTAAGTAATGTGGAAGATAATAAATGCCATTGCTTTTCTGCAGGCATGAAATTGTTGGTATTGTGACAAAAATTGGAAGCAATGTGAAGAAGTTCAAAGTGGACAATCAGGTTGGTGTTGGAGTAATGGTGAACTCCTGTAAGTCATGCGAGTATTGCGACCAGGACTCGGAGAATTACTGCCCTAAAATGATATTTACATACAATGCCCACAACTATGATGGGACAAAAACTTATGGTGGTTATTCTGATACAATTGTGGTTGACCAGCACTTTGTACTCCATATTCCTGATAGCATGCCTGCTGATGGGGCTGCACCGCTATTATGTGCTGGGATCACAGTGTACAGCCCAATGAAATATTATGGAATGACAGAACCAGGGAAGCATTTGGGAATCGTAGGATTGGGGGGGCTTGGTCATGTTGCTGTGAAGATTGGTAAGGCCTTTGGTTTGAAAGTTACAGTCATCAGTTCATCATCAAGAAAGGAGAGGGAAGCACTTGATAGACTTGGTGCTGATTCATTCGTTGTGAGCAGTGACCCTGAGAAAATGAAGGTATGCGATATCACTCACAAATTAATAACAGATTGAACCGCTAAATAATAACACAGTAAAAGTTAAGGTTTTGGGTGACTAATTAATATGGCCTGTGTCCTTGTAGTTCTTATTTGCAGTTGTTAAAGGTCATAGAATTTGATTGATGCTTGGTATGCAGTGgatatatattaacatattggGGCTTGTATTCAATTTGAGTGCAAGTCTAGTTCCACCTTTTGAAATTCATTCACTCACTGAAGAAAGAAGACTTGTATGAGGATATGAATTTTGCTTATTACTTTGTTTAAATTACCCTCAACATGTCCGTGTTAACATGTGTAGAGGCACACttgtatttgttatttataaattgaaCTGTTCCAGCGTACCCTAATAGCTTAAGATTTTAGAGTAGATACCATTTGCTAACTCAAATCTTTCACGAAGTTTAGACCGATAAGTTTACTGCATGGCATTACCATTTACGAGAGATCCTGATGATTTGTGATGCTTTATTTGCAGGCAGCATTTGGCACTATGGATTACATCATTGACACTGTGTCAGCAGTTCATGCCTTGGCTCCACTTCTAAGTCTGCtgaagacaaatggaaaacttGTTACCTTGGGCTTGCCTGAGAAGCCCCTTGAGCTGCCTATCTTCCCTTTGGTCTTGGGTAAGTTTCTCCATTCCTGATCCCCAAATTCAGGGAGCTAACAAAAAGGGACACATGAGAAGGGGTGTAGAGAAATGTTGACTCATCAACCTGGTCTGTGCTTTCTGAATTAAGATTAAGTACTTTTGAGTAAATGGAACTTAAGCTGTAACAAACCACCTGCAAACCTCATTGTATTTCTCAGTCACCATAACCTCTAAAACGCAGCCTTACAAACAAGACATAGGCTTGAAAATCTGTATTATCCTATTGACCATCTTCTTCTTGCAGGGCGAAAGCTAGTCGGTGGAAGTGATATTGGAGGGATGAAAGAGACTCAGGAGATGTTGGACTTCTGTGGGAAGCACAATATTACCTCAGATGTTGAGGTGATCCGAATGGATCAAATCAACACAGCCATGGAAAGGCTTGCCAAATCGGATGTCAGGTACCGGTTTGTGATTGATGTGGCCAACTCCCTGTCACAATCTCAATTATGAAGCCCTCGATTCCCCTCTTGGTCTTTCAGCGAAAACCAAGCTTCATATACCGTCCCTTCTCTGTTCCGAGGCATGGATGATGGAATAAGGTTTAATAAGGTTTTTAGCAACAGATCTTTTTACATTTTGTGCTCCTTGGAGTGATAGAACATTTGAAGTTTTGTTGCCTTGGACTTGTGTTTCtgtttgttttaataatatctGATCGCCTGGTAGTAATGTTTCGATTACAAgcacaaaaagtttttttttttttcttagatacaATTGGCCAtgcaggttttttttatcttcatggtAATGGATGGAAAGGAAAGATGAAAATGAGTAAGAAACATCACTTAGCTTTACTTCTGCTATCCATTGTTCCGATGACTCGGGATCCTTCAGCTGTCAGCTTGCTCTGCCTTCGGAAACAAGTGTTCCGATGACTCGGGATCCAATAGGAATTGAAGGGTTACAACATGTGCGAATGAAAATGATTTGTTGAAGTCGTCTCAACCTAACATATAATCCACCCACTAAGTTAAAGCAAACAAATTCaagatataataattttattttattattatgtaatGAAAATGATTAGTTTTTTACTTTGCATAAGCTAATGTCTTGTTTGTTTCacataaaagtgatttttttaaaaattattttttaaattttattgtatttgtttgttattagaaaagttgatcaacagaaaatatttttcagtaaaaaaaaaattgacttggtttttagaaaaatgttttccttttattttgggtggaaaatacttttttataaattataaaaaatttagaaatatcatgtaatttgctgattatatcaaatttagtccttaaattttttattgctatatattttgttttgaattttttttttcaattttgtcccttagaatttaatttaattcgatttttatatcaactttgatcctcatttttatgattcttattaatttttgttttatcattttcttaattgaatttttttctatcaaatttaatccttattcttttgattgttatttattttatttgaaataatttatgaacttgttattttttttttcaattttattctcattcaactttttaatttgtaatatttattttttattattttaataaatttgaaaaaaaatattaacaatttatttttcaactcatttttcataacataccCAAACACtgtaaagtgttttccaacttatttttcatgatactatcaaatatcaaaaaataatttacttttcagaaattcatttccaaaaacaatattttttttaaaacaatcaacTTTTCAGTAAACAAACAAGcctagattttttattataattagaaaaaaaaaaaaacaatgttgacATTGCAAAACGAATGCAGTAGCCGAATAAAAATTTCACCCATGCAAGAGGCATTGGTCCAGCCAATAAGGAGCCATGGAAAGATCCAATTGAACAACTTTAATAATTGAATGCTATTGTTATCTTatcattttccatgaaaaaacactcctaaaaataaataataaaactaaaacgtATTACATTTTGTTTTAGCAAATGCTAGATTTATACTCAAGCTATGGGTGGAGTTTTAAgacacaagaaaagaaaataattgtgtTATGGAtgtgttcatattttttttttaattaaaaaaaaagatgttgtttatactttatagaataaattaaaaaatatatggattgATAAATCAAAACGAGTTGTTAAacctaattaaatattaaaataaaaagttaattttcatAGTAGAAACATAAAATAGTTGTAAATGCATATGTTTTACACTAattgtccttttatttttattttatgtgttttcatttatttttattttagaggtTAATTGTCATTGATAATAACAAACAACTAATTTATATGgaatataaaaggaaataaattaaagacaaattaaactaatctcattgataataataagtcaataaaattaatattactgtatttattcatttatgctTTATTAGATGAACTTCATCTTTCTATTTCATATTAGTTATTGCATCATTTAATCCATCCACAGATGCTGAtcactaaactttttttttttttgtgtattacaatttcttttattaaatgcTGGCTATGCCTGTGAGACAATTTCTATTCCGATTTTTTCATCCAAGAATGAAATGATTATTGtttcaaaaactatataatGGCAAATACCAATTAAACTCGTAAAATTTCTATGGTTTAAATTTACAGTTTATTCAAAAAACACACAGTGGATATCCCTCTGTTGTTGACTATAATTATCCCATGCTCAAATAGACAAACTATTCCTAAACAAACCTCTTCAAAGAAGATATTAAAAACTCAGCGTTCACTCTAAAACCGTATTTTAATTTCCAAACATCTTAacgtttttattattttcaaaacaaataatgaaataaaaatacttcattAAATACCTTGTCGTTTGCTGCATTTAAACATTCCATTTCTATTATTGCATTTGCGTATATattcaatacaaaaaacattCAACCCatttattgttaatgaaaaatattctcTTCAAACACTTAACTAACCTTTACTAAGAAAAGCTTTTCAaagtttgggagtgtggttgctgttgcttttcaaagtacttttcacttagaaaagcatatcaataatatttttttattttttaaaaattatttttgagatcagcacatcaaaataatttgaaaacattaaaacatattaacttaaaataaaaaaaaattaaattttttaaaaagtacttttccaccacaataccaaacaccccCGAGAGATTTAGACCGTCATATGTGTAGTCTTTATGATTATTACCTTTGTTCATTTCTACTGATCCAACATTTCCTCACACGGTAGCTAGTCTTCTTGTATAGCTACTAGAACTCTTTCAAGTTTTGCatgtttggaaatatagttataattattttttaaatattttttatttagaaatacattaaaataatatattttttttaaaaaaatatttttgacatcaacaaaaatttaaattaaattaaataatttaaaaaaatcaaaaaaatatta
This genomic interval from Populus alba chromosome 1, ASM523922v2, whole genome shotgun sequence contains the following:
- the LOC118055351 gene encoding probable cinnamyl alcohol dehydrogenase 9 codes for the protein MYGYIYTRSLGYCSALSLNSSRKREAERMAKSPEEEHPHKAFGWAAKDSSGVLSPFHFSRRDNGVEDVTIKILYCGVCHSDLHAAKNEWGFSRYPLVPGHEIVGIVTKIGSNVKKFKVDNQVGVGVMVNSCKSCEYCDQDSENYCPKMIFTYNAHNYDGTKTYGGYSDTIVVDQHFVLHIPDSMPADGAAPLLCAGITVYSPMKYYGMTEPGKHLGIVGLGGLGHVAVKIGKAFGLKVTVISSSSRKEREALDRLGADSFVVSSDPEKMKAAFGTMDYIIDTVSAVHALAPLLSLLKTNGKLVTLGLPEKPLELPIFPLVLGRKLVGGSDIGGMKETQEMLDFCGKHNITSDVEVIRMDQINTAMERLAKSDVRYRFVIDVANSLSQSQL